GTGAACCTAGTCTGCAAGGTAAGATTTAACAGGTTTTACTTGCTAAATAGCTTGCATACCTAAATTGTATTGCTTTAACAAACCCTTGTAGCTTACGTAAACATCTACATCAAGCAGCTACCTAGAATAGCTCCTTTCTGAAAGGTTGCCTGTAATGGACATATTTGGCTAGCTAACTTAGCAGTGCAGCTCCTCGGCTTTCATTGCCAAGGCATCTGTgatgtaaaagtaaaatattaaatcgTGTAATCTTGAAAATTCCCACAAAAATGACAAGCATCAATTGTACGCCTTCTGTTCTAGAAGATATGTAAAGTATATACTGCATGTCAACCCAATGCAGGCTAGCAATCCTGTGAAAATCCAtaacaataaattaataacattttaattaatatcaGTATGattcctaataaaaaaaatatagagcTGTCTATAGGCTACTCAGATCTTGTTGTTGTGTGCTCATCTCTTTTATAATAATCAAAATGGGAAAACTATGTCTGACCTTTGCCATCTGCATCTTCCATGGTTCCAGCAAGTGGCACCATACACCCTGACATCCAATCCAGCTGTTCTCCAAGAACTGGGACTGATAAACCAGAACCTCCAGGGTCGGGATATTCCAGGCCTGGCAGAGCAGGCAGGGATTGGTCAGTGCCGGGCAGATTAATCTCACCTACAAGAGTATGCAGATGTTTTATAGATGCCCTGTCAGTGAAGCAGAATTTCAAGCACACTAACATGATACTCATTAATGGCAAGAGCACAAATAAATTAGCATTGTCAAACATACTGGTGTAAGTGTTTTGTGAAATAGCAAGGAAACGCAGAATATGGGTGAGACTTAACTAGCTAGAGAGTCAGGTTTGTGAAATGTCTCCACATGAACTGCCTAATTAACTAGATCTCATGATTGTACATGAAGATTGGCTAGCTAGGTTTTGTCACAATTTTCTGTCCACATGCCAGAGCAAAAATATTTGGTGATTCTTCTCATAACTGTCATAAATAGCAAACTACATACAGTTTATACAAGATTCATAATAAGTTATTAATCTTTGAACCAGTAAGTTTAAAACTTAATGTgcatattaaaaatgtttactcacaTCTAAGCAAATGAAAAACCCAATTACCTAAAGTGCCTCCATCTTCAGCCACCCACCAGGCCCACTCCTGCTGAGCCTCCAGACAACTCAGCAGCTGAATCATGCTGTGCTGACTGTTTCTCCAGGCTAGCTCTAAATCTGAGGCAGCTGCCTTCACTCTGCTAATCTCATTTTGGAGCTCTTGACTCCCAGATTTCCACTCTTCACAGGAAGCCCGTATCAGCTCCACCACCTGCACCCGTGCACCAAGAGCTTGGCTGTCCAGTAGAGCCTGGAAACCCCCTGCATGTGGCACAACTTTCCCTCCCCGGATGCTACCTCCACTGACATGCACCAGCCTGCCACTCAGGGGCTCAATGAAGGATTCACCAAGCAGTAGACCTCCTACTGGAAGCACGGCACCTGCAACAGAGACTTAAATGTCAAGTTAAACCTCATATCAACAGACctacaaatgtttttttgaaCATTCAAAATAAGTCTTTGTTTATATTCAGATGAAATTGTTGAATATTAGAAATATGGTTTTATAATTAATTTTGAGTTGCTTTCTTTTGGAGCTTATAGTTTGCAGGTAGAATAATGCAGTGCTTCTCAGAGTGGGGACTGAGGATCCTCAGGGGTTCACAAAGCATAGAAATAGAAGTTATTATATtcaggggtccaagcaccaatgCAAACTCAAAACTGTGTTGTATTCATAGAAAACTCAGGAAGAGGAAGCTATGGAAATTCTATGGAAATTTTTCTTATAATTTAAGCAATTTCTGGCTACAAAGTTTGTATTTCAGTAATctggttattattgttttttttctgggaaTCTGAAAGTTTCTAGTAAATGTTCAAAACGACATATTCCAATATGTAGAAGAAAGATATGTACCTGTTTGTGAGTCCAAAGTAACACCTGTGATGAGCACCACATTGCCTGTGCGAGGATCCAGCATCGGACAACCGATTTGAATGGGCTGGCGGAGTCGAGTCACAGGGCACACGTGAACTCCCCCTACCGGGTAAACCGTCCCTGTCTGGGGGTGAATGGTGACTGCCAAGATCGGGACAAGTACACCAGTTTCATAGTCATACATGGGTCCCCCAAATACAAGCTTCTGGCCTGGTTGGAGGCTTCCCAACTTGGATGGCCCTAGCAGCTCAGAGTGATGAGATGAAGGGTAGGGAATAAACGGAATCACAGGTGACTCCCATTTTCCAACTTCACCTGAGATGAGATGTTAGAGTCACATGCTGATGTTTAATAGTGCATCATTATGGCATAATAGAATAAAAGCAGGATGCATGAAAATTGGATCCTCAACTCACCCATACAAGCATCGGCTGTGTAGACAAGGGCAGAGCTGGAGGGGTCAAATCCAACATTCCCAGCCATGGGGAGCAACCGGCCAGTGTGAGGATGCAGGAAGAAATCAGAGGGCACAGGCATGCTGTGTCCACTAGCCAGGAGCATGTGGGCATTCAAGATTGGATGGATGAGGCCTGTGCAGGGGTCCACATGGACTGTATCACAGGCCCGGACAGACCCGTCAGGTGCTGTGTCGGTGTAAAGATTGGTGCAAATGTCATTCCAGAAACATGTGAGGAATCACTATATGAGCAGCAATAAGGTCTCACCACTAGGTGGAGTAGTTCATTTACCAGATGTGACACaaacagtatgtaaaactgcaTTCTGGAGAACGGTAACTAAATACAACAGCCAATCATACAGATTTTGGTGGGATTGTGGTAAGGGTTAGCCAATAGTAACTGACAGCTCTGAATTCTGAATCACAAATTGCATTAGCCgatcagtatattatattatggattAGTCATAATCAGCCTctaaaccacctgcctaatattgtgtaggtaaTTCTTTTAACACCAAATCAGCTCTAACCCATTGAGGCCAGACCTCTGAAGTTGTGCTGTTGTATCTGGCACTAATATCTTAGCAGCAACTGTAAGTTAAGAGGCGGGGCTTCAGTGGATTcaacttgtttgtccagcacatcaaGAACtgattgttcacttgctgtctaatacacagatcaggcgtaacattatgataacctgcctaatattgtgttggtccccggtttgctgccaaaacaaccctgacccatcatgcactgtgtattctgacacctttctatcagaacttcttcagcgatttgaccaacagtacctcgtctgttggatcggatcacacgggctcatccccacgtgcatcaatgagtcttggccgcccatgaccctgtcgctggttcaccactgttccttccttggaccacttttgatagatactgaccactgcagaccgggaaccatttgaaataatcagtgattggCTAGAGATCAGATTTAATCTATGctaataactaataaaaaaaaaaaaattagggacaactttttaaaatctgtgaCCGTGATGATGAAACATATGAATCATGGACAAAggcatttgtttttctttttttttaataaaggtttgacagccttcacacactacagtgtcACAGCTTTAGATAGCTTTATACAGAGCCTGTAGAAAGTATTCAGGCTCCCTGaaattatttctctttttgaTGTTATTGCAACACTGAAGCACATCAGAATGGGATTTTTTTCCCACTCCTtttgaatttttaatttttttatatttataaaatataatgaaattaattatttttatgtcCTTAGAattatttagaataaaaaaaatacattttaaattaaatttatttaaatttattaatgtatttttttaaattaattttaaagtaTTCACCCCGTCGTTGTACTTATCTCACATGTGTCTGTTTTAGCTCTGCACATTTTGATTGTGGCATTTTCTTTCATTACTTTAAGCACAATTTCTCCAACTTTTAAATTGAATAAAGAATGTTGGTGAACAGCAATTTTCAGGTCATGCCACAGATTTTAAATTGGGCTTTGACTCAGCCATTCCAAAACACGAATCTTCTTTTAAGCCATTCCTTTGTAGATTTCTGCCCTGTGCTTTGGCTCATTGTCCTGTTGGAACATGTATTTTCGCCCTAAATGCAAATCTGTGGCTGACTGGAACAGGTTCTGCTCAATAGTTTGCTTTGTCCATTTTGTCTCTGACCGTAACAAGCTTTCAGGTGACTTCTGCTGATAAACAGCCTTAGATCATGACGTTACCACATCACATGATTGATGTTACCGGGGCTGAATTTGGTTTCGaagattattatttgtttttagaaCAAACAGGCTCAATTGTTTTCCCAAAAGCACTTAAGCGAACCTCTAAAATGGCAGTTGATTCTTCTTGATCTGCAAAGATCTGCACATGTTTTCCTGTATCAGATTGTAACTCCTTCTCTGTTGTAGCTGGACTCTTCAACACTCCTGTGTCCACTCTTGCCTAAGCACTCCTGATCTTGACCATgtctgtcctgtttttttttccactttgttataatggATTTCACAATGCTTGTAGGACGGTTCGAAGCTTAGCTGATCTTTTTATCCTTTAACCTTTTACCTAACAACTTTCTTCATGACCCCAGGACTAATCTGATCTACTGTTTAAGCTGTaagacctcttcctgtcagagatATTTGTTGTTCAAACATGAAATTCAAATTCATATGGATTTAAAATAGTCACAGATATACAGAAGGctgtttataacactgttaaaCTGAGCACAGGTCCAaagatatacaccgatcagtcataacattgtgagcagtgagaggtgaagtgaataacactgatgatctcctcatcatggcacctgttagtgggtgggatatattagacagcaggtgaacatttagtcctcaaagttgatgtgttagaagcaggaaaaatggacaagcgtaaggatttgagtgagtttgacgaagggccaaattgtgatggctagaccactggatcagagcatctcttgtggggtgttcccggtctgcagtggtcagtatctatcaaaactggtccaaggaaggaacagtggtgaactggataCAGGATCATGGggagccaaggctcactgatgcacgtggggagcgaaggctggcccatgtgatcggatccaacagacgagctactgttgctcaaattgctgaagaatttaatgctggctCTGAAAGAAAGGTGCCTGATCCGTGTATATGAATATCCAAAAGGTTATAGTTAAACAAACAACTCTTTCAGGTCAATAAATTGCGGAAGAATTTTCAATAGTTTTCTATGTAGGACAAGGACCTTGGACATGTTTTGGAAAAGTGCAGTAACTCACAGATAATGTCATCCCTAGTGAGGACTGATCCAGAAGTGGGGCAAAGAAGACGTGCTCCAGTCCCCTGTTTGAGCACGACCCAGCAACCCTGCCTCTCCGCCTCCACTGAGACCAGCTCTGCCATCTCCTCAGCCAGCACAGTAACTCTGTCCATAACACTACAAACCACAACTTACTTAAATCACAATGGCAAGGAATAGAGATTGATAACAAAGGATTAATAtgtattataataacattattattattattattattattattattattattattattattattatttaaaaaaatgtaaaaaaaaaggtttgctgtaaaaaaaatgttttcatttacattacCACTGAATATCGgtgggaaatatatatataaaaatgaatctaTAATTTTTTAGAATTATTATAAAGCATTTAAAGCATTAGATGAAAATCATAGAGTtgtcaaataaaatattttaagtcTATGTTTTTGATTTGTGCATGCTTTGAAATATCAAAAAAATTGGACAAATTAAGCgttcagagaaaaagaaaaaaatataaaataaatgcaagAATCTGTGCAAATGCAAGATATGATAAAATGTTGTGTAAATGATAAAGTTCTTTATGAAATCTCATTTCTATAAGCGTGCGATTCAGTGTATCAAGTATCATActtaattttttcttcttccaacATTATACATTTGTTTATATCACTGCTTGCCTATGTATAAATGTAATCTTGATGCTTATATATAAATCCTAAAATGAATCCTGTCTagtctcttccccatctctttCCCATTAGTCGTACCAAAACGATCCCAAAGGATCGATATCAAGGTTGGAACGGAAAAAATCGATCAGACTCATCATTAAAGGGAGCAAAGGTGCTCCTTATTTTAGTTCCTGTTTTGCAAACAGTCTGCATTCTATTTAAATATTGAAGGAAAAGATATTTTTAGTTTCATCCGGGACACAGGGTTACTTGGACCTTTGAGAAGAGATTGCACTCGTGTCTTTTCAGCAGTTAAGTTCAAAGTTCCTGCTTTCTGAAATGCATATAATGCATTTTGTTCATTATCAAGTACTCTTTTTAATTCTACTTCATACTGCTAAACAGATCGTTCTCTGTGAATTAGCCTTTGGATCACAGGTGAACAGTGGCTGTCTCTACAAACTCAGGTGGTTATTTAACACTGCAATACGCAGACCATACAAAGCTTTCATTTAGctttaatataaagaaaataaatggaataGTACTAAATACTGAACTGTAGTAGTTAATGCAGTCACTGGAGTTCAGAAAGTTGGAAGAATCCATTCCTCTGACTTATCCTATGATCCTAGATGTTGGTTGATGACACCAGTGAAGTTATTTAACACTGCATCAAGATTCTATTCTGTTTCTGCACTaaggtggtggaataaactcTAGATGTCCGGACAGTTCTCAGACAAGATCTATCTCgtcctgaaatacttaaaccaacACTTTTTTcgttttaaagtaaataaataaataatggaatAAATATCTCTGGGATTTTCTGGCTGTATTACCTCCCAATAGTGTTTTCAGACTGATGAAATTCTTAGTCCCTGACCTAGTGATCCAGTATTGATGTTTTCATTGACAGAAAAATACTTCTGAAAATCACTTTGGGAAATAGActcgtaaatgtaaatgtcatttaaaaagcAGAGGTCTACCATAACCTCGAAATATAAATATGATCCAGATGAAATTGATCAAATTCTAGATTCAAGGTAtgtagttaaaaataaaatgtccacTTGGCCCTGAGAATCACTAACTGAGGATCAGCTCAAGGTAAATGCCTTTATTTAAGAAAGTCTTTTTTGAGAGCTTTTGCTGAATCTTTTTTCCCTTAAATCAACATTCCAcctaatttacattttataaaaactTTACTCCTTCATTTACACCCTCTGGGGGATTGAtttattaagttaaaaaaaaaaatagctggaGTGGTTCTGTCCTTATTCAGTAATTCCTCTCCAGATTCTGGATTCAGATGGTTAGGTTgctcaataatatttttattagtaaataaatgagtcTACTTCTATTTCTGCCTCTGAGAAATTTTATTCTTTTGCTGTTTTGGCCTCCTTTTACATGTTAAGCTCTTTATAGGATTTATCTTGTTTAGAGTTTTGTGAGAATCAATAGGTTCGTTTCCGAATAAATTCGATCTGATCATGGATTTTGAATGTACTGTTTATATGGACAATAAACATTGCAATCGGATTCAAATACCCATATATTACATGTGCATTACATATAAGCACCCAAGCACAGGccatttgtattcatttaaatggttcttttttttttcttttatttaccaGATTATTTCAGATCTACTTTCAAGATGATCCAGTTGAGGTGTTTACGTTAACGATTTTTAATCGGATAACTAACACATTATTTGGTTGCATGTGACGTCCTGATTGATGTCACACCTACCGCAGACAAATCCccccagaccaccagagggcaaccTTGTGTGCTGTATGAACTTTTccttttgttgtgtttgttctaTTTTCCTCCTTCGATCATGCCCAGCCGTTTTGTATTGTCTCATTAGTGTGCCACAACTTAAGAGCCTTAGGTGCCATAGTTTGCTCCTAGTGTTTATCTTTTTACTGTTTATGTggggtgtggtagcttagtggttaagacatTGGCTTGCTAATcagtaggttgtgagtttgaatcccaggcccATCaaactgctactgctgggcccctgaataAATTGTTGCTCCAGATAAAGGTGTATGCTGTAAATGAAAAAACTCCTAAAAGAAGCCCGATGAAGCCAGTGTATGAATGTGCATCGGAAACATACCACTGCTGAATGGGTTTGTTCCAGAGAGAGGCCTGGCTGTCAGAAACCAGCATCAGCAACCGAAGGCATTCCCTGAGCAGTGGTGAGAAAGCCTTGTGCATGGCATGCTGGGACTGTGACTCATTCTGTAGGATCTGAAGCTGGCTTTCTAGCAGCTGGGAAATCTGGGTGCCCAGAACTTTCCTGCGGCTTATCTCTTTCTCCACTTGCCTCTCCAAACACTCCAGCTTGCACCCTACCACCATTGCCCGCCGGTCAGGCTGGAGCCCACGTATCTTTTCCAGCACTCCTTGATAGAGCTGCTTCACCTGTGGGTGTAGATAGATAAAGTAGATAGATAAAGTTTTCCTTCAGTGGGGAATTTCCTCATCTTGCATGGGAGTAAGTTATTGGTGGTTAGCCTGCTCCACCCAGAAGCACCAAAGAGGAGAAAACGTTTGCTGTggtttatttaatatgtttacaTCCAGAAGTTATTTTCAGAGGAAATCACAAATTCGGAACAAACCATGGAAAAATCACCTCTTCTCTGAGCTGCCCAAGCTGGCTAGTAACAGACACGCTGTGCTTAAGCAAGATCTCATAAAAGGTGCTGGAACTGAAAGCCTCCAGGTTCACCTGCTCCTCATAGTCCCAGAACTCGTCTGAGGTTTCAGCCATAGCTGTGAGCAATATGAGAAGAGTGAGTAAACCTGTCTAGTTCAAGATGCAGTCTTCTTCCCCGATGTTGCTACATTTTACTTCTCAACTGTTCACAACAGTATTAAATGAACATGTCTATGGTGTATTATTGCAGGATACGCAGTAATTTGTATAACATAAGCATCACTCAATGACCCAGATTTGGAAACATTTTTATGGAATTTCATATAATTTCCTAGTTACATCAATCACCATGAGATCTGTAACTCCTTACATTAAAGttttcagaaggttgtgagtttgaatcccaggtccaccaaactgcctcTGCTCTACCCTTgaccaaggcccttaaacctcaattgctcaattgaataaaatgagataagtcGCTCTGAATAAGGGTGTGTGCCAgaatatgtaaatgtttatggtTCACGGTACATTGAAAATGTTTAGAGCAGAATCAAGACTTGCAGATGAGAAGGCTGCTTATTAATGATCTAAGGTCTGCTGATAATGCATTAATTCATTAACAGCAGACACTGACAATATTATGCAGATGTTCAAGTATATGTCACGGATAAGAAATTTTCAGGTTTGTCAAGCTAGACAGATATTTACAGTTATTTGATTCTCTTCTGGTGGGAATTATTTGTCCTACTTCCATATGCTTAATTAGTAAAAATGAGCAAACAAGTCCCTCTGAACATTGCCAAGTGAACTGATGTGGTAAATGCAGCTGTCGCTCTAAAGACTGTCCTTGTTTTCAGGTTTGTTTCAAAGACTAAACATGGAGCTGGTATGTTTGGGGTTTAGCTTTGAATGCAAGAACTAACCAAAAGCTAATAAAAGCGAAAATATATCATGTTTGCGCTCTTATTGGCAACAGAACTGTCTACACGACTGATTTTGTAACTTCTTACATCATACAGCAAACTGAATTTTGTTTTGTAAGCACAGATGAGATGCAACAGTTGAAATATCTGCCAGTTTTCACGGCAGATTGTTGTGCAAtatggcagcaggaataacctCAGCTCTGTTTGAGTGCTAGCCAAGATAGTTTGGAAATGTAGTACTAGAGAATTGTTTGTACACAGCAAGCTTTTATTTTGAACAGTTACCTCTCAGAATCGGGTCCTCGTTCATTCCAACCTGCAGGTTCCGGTGCGTCTTTTTCAGTGCCATGACCCTTGAACCTTTCGATGAATAGTCATCCATGTTGTACTTGAGCTGTAGATCTCGGTACCTGGCTTGAAAAGGCAGCTTCTCTGGCCAGCCATGCTCCCTGAACAAGATCTGTGTATTTGAAAAGGAAATCAGCAGTTCTTGAACACTAGTAACCAATAGTTATAGGGTTGGTTCTTTTATGATAGATTTATAGCACAAGACTGACCAGTACTACAAGACACAAGCAGAGCACAACTGTGGCTCCAGCCAAGAGACCTCCAATCACCCACCAATCGGGTCGCAGCAGGACCTGGCGTTGGATTGTTATTCCCACTCGAATCATATGATGTGGGTCAGTAGGAAAGAATGGACCATTGTCATAGCAATCTCCTCCAGCAGGCAAAACCTTTACATACTAGAGAGGGACATTACTGTTGGCACCTTATAGATAGCAAGGTCAAGGTCATATTTTGGATGCAGTTAAAGGTAAGTTAAACAGGTACAATACCACATGCTTGTGTTGATTGCTGCTCAGTTTGAGGACGTACACACCAGGCTCAGTGAAGCTAACTGAAAAGAGGGAGTTTGCAGATCGTGCCATTACTAGCTCTTGTTCCAAGACTCTAAAGACTCCCCAGTCGAAAGCAGCATTAGTGTTGAACAAGTTCTCTCTGTAAACAACAGAGACAAGGCAAACCCTTGAAAATTTTTAAGTCAGTTTGAGACCAACTAAGTCTAAATGGGACAGGCAAAGATTTATTACTCACACATCATACTGTGGATAGTGGTGCCTGGTGACAGTGAATAAAAGAATGTCCTCCAGATGCAAGCAAGCTATTGGGTTCATCACTTGATCGGCTTCTCTATTCCTGGCTCCTCTTGAAGCAGGACCCATGGACCAATAGGATTCCATATCCACATAGGTATGGTTTCCTGGTAAGTGAATTGATTTTAAAACCACTTGGCATGGTTACTCATTATGGGTATACCAggttaaatgttaaaaactACCTTTTATCTAAGCAGCACCTTACCCACACTGTGTCTGTTCATGATCTCAACAGAACTGGCACTCACTTCACTACCTTCCAAGATCAACATCCGGACTTCTGCTGGGATAGTGCTGAGGAAGCCATAGAATCCACTTTCTGTTGCATGGCAAACATTAATAAGTGTTAAATGACTGGTTGTGAATTCTTTCAACATCCTGGCCTTGGCTGTGGTTACTCACCCTTCGTCTGTATTGTGTACACGGGCCTGGAGAAGCCGTGATGCTGCTCACATTGCAGCCTTCCTCTGGACTCCCAATGTTTGAGGACAGATAAAAGCGCACTTCCTGATGCACTCACCTGCGTCCCTCAGAGATATATAGATCAAAGTGAAACTCTGGTCTTGTTTGCATTAACAAGATAAACAGGGCCCGTGGGTCACGTACCATATGCACTGTCAAAGATACAGTCTGAATATGTAGCATGGATGCTTTTGGGATGTTTTTCGAGGATACCCTTATATGGATATATATACCCTATGGATAGATCTAACTGACATTTTACTAGCTAAACAGATAATATGTCATAAAcacaatctgtttttatttaagaaagCTTGAACAAAATGTACCATGTAAGACATAACAAAAAATCATGCAAAGCAAGAGGTTTTGACTTTTATAGATTTCATAGATCAGCTCTGTAGCATGCAAGCCAAACGCAGATCATGTTTGTTTACATAACAATGCAGCAGTCCAGTGAATTAGCCTTctagttgatttttttttgtacattttgggAAGTAGTATAGCAATTGgggaaatattttttgtcacacacacatctgttggAGCTGGAATTGACAGCATTAGAAACACAACGCTGGTTTTTCTACCTCTTTTGTCCATTTATTTTCCCCAGAAAATAAAggattcatattttatttattttttaaaatgcaatttAAGCCACCCCCACTTCTGGTTTAAACCTGATGAGATACAGGTGCCGATATAGATAGTGGCATTATGCTACACTCATAGTGTGGTGGCAAGTTCATCTGTGATAGATATACAATGTACACAATATGGTTTAATCATGAATTTCATCCCTATAAGATGAAAGCTTGAAATGCAGACTCATGGGGTTGGTCCTGTATGCTGTACCTGTCTATTTGCCTCAGTGTAAAGCAGTGTAAGGAAAGCAGAACTGCACACCAGCTGCAAC
The window above is part of the Hemibagrus wyckioides isolate EC202008001 linkage group LG17, SWU_Hwy_1.0, whole genome shotgun sequence genome. Proteins encoded here:
- the si:dkey-103g5.4 gene encoding uncharacterized protein si:dkey-103g5.4 isoform X6, translating into MHKTRDCCWPVLLWWLCSPALRIVFGLNATRIHERQPPCQPGHYCPEGSETAVPCPRGMFSPSFWARDITGCISCPPHHYAPTEGLSACLPCGSRAQQHQPGQDKCVCLAEGQVFQASDGQCQCALGYRATQRGEACELKIYEICKNGQTRDQYGKCMDHKQWKHLCTHEVCASPQLYEGYDASLGLCVCKSLSDSGRSECSGWCGDRTRPVLQLVCSSAFLTLLYTEANRQVSASGSALLSVLKHWESRGRLQCEQHHGFSRPVYTIQTKESGFYGFLSTIPAEVRMLILEGSEVSASSVEIMNRHSVGNHTYVDMESYWSMGPASRGARNREADQVMNPIACLHLEDILLFTVTRHHYPQYDVENLFNTNAAFDWGVFRVLEQELVMARSANSLFSVSFTEPGVYVLKLSSNQHKHVYVKVLPAGGDCYDNGPFFPTDPHHMIRVGITIQRQVLLRPDWWVIGGLLAGATVVLCLCLVVLILFREHGWPEKLPFQARYRDLQLKYNMDDYSSKGSRVMALKKTHRNLQVGMNEDPILRAMAETSDEFWDYEEQVNLEAFSSSTFYEILLKHSVSVTSQLGQLREEVKQLYQGVLEKIRGLQPDRRAMVVGCKLECLERQVEKEISRRKVLGTQISQLLESQLQILQNESQSQHAMHKAFSPLLRECLRLLMLVSDSQASLWNKPIQQCVMDRVTVLAEEMAELVSVEAERQGCWVVLKQGTGARLLCPTSGSVLTRDDIISPDGSVRACDTVHVDPCTGLIHPILNAHMLLASGHSMPVPSDFFLHPHTGRLLPMAGNVGFDPSSSALVYTADACMGEVGKWESPVIPFIPYPSSHHSELLGPSKLGSLQPGQKLVFGGPMYDYETGVLVPILAVTIHPQTGTVYPVGGVHVCPVTRLRQPIQIGCPMLDPRTGNVVLITGVTLDSQTGAVLPVGGLLLGESFIEPLSGRLVHVSGGSIRGGKVVPHAGGFQALLDSQALGARVQVVELIRASCEEWKSGSQELQNEISRVKAAASDLELAWRNSQHSMIQLLSCLEAQQEWAWWVAEDGGTLGEINLPGTDQSLPALPGLEYPDPGGSGLSVPVLGEQLDWMSGCMVPLAGTMEDADGKGLVPIRFGAQTVDPVTGVVGPVVGARLDVWKRTVVPVTVSQCLNIRDTPDSVLAEAFQKECSMRAQFWRQQRVKEEDLVADLDRALQDYLYTALQEESDHFVWTDTEKQLKEAAAELQEAVNKEAQRRNAVKSELSLLLPGHILLTLTGGDVCDEEEWKQQQHWHTELTTVLNRVSVFMARQQWEQDRATNLGGAQRDEKTRQKELWEQLKQRHAELDVALSSVHWACELSQLRADTAEAILSGSFSYRDYGMVQHRGRKNPLKAMALTQHKILPQLDRLIQLLEDGKLSRLFIGAQSHRSSDLPMKQVFDRDTSSRAWTVSVPVAKDANQFCCAAVSAQSLKDHEKASSVSELNGLKPVLSRTSPTHTEQDVSPAQSQDAQTLKETLPMHITIPKLSGEDWASLLELSPLFRLIQDVEQRLRDRAKGPGFLSGEHTGSWCPFIDFLDAQWACEGELVKVAEDTLNPREFLIYQHGQLLLQLLHTHRAPAVKLHLASSLPTNNYHCNAFRNSFHYQRLQSVGGFSLLLLHCAAHISTDQLSVDTTADFQRAFFKVLQVCLSELFHARLELDAAEGKKQSSDSAFNSLVFDRVQKHHPETVSENLNEVARLLEKHKESSVFRKVESLLRDKNLEVSPSDGELPIKHGAEGQDAAPE
- the si:dkey-103g5.4 gene encoding uncharacterized protein si:dkey-103g5.4 isoform X4; translated protein: MHKTRDCCWPVLLWWLCSPALRIVFGLNATRIHERQPPCQPGHYCPEGSETAVPCPRGMFSPSFWARDITGCISCPPHHYAPTEGLSACLPCGSRAQQHQPGQDKCVCLAEGQVFQASDGQCQCALGYRATQRGEACELKIYEICKNGQTRDQYGKCMDHKQWKHLCTHEVCASPQLYEGYDASLGLCVCKSLSDSGRSECSGWCGDRTRPVLQLVCSSAFLTLLYTEANRQVSASGSALLSVLKHWESRGRLQCEQHHGFSRPVYTIQTKESGFYGFLSTIPAEVRMLILEGSEVSASSVEIMNRHSVGNHTYVDMESYWSMGPASRGARNREADQVMNPIACLHLEDILLFTVTRHHYPQYDVENLFNTNAAFDWGVFRVLEQELVMARSANSLFSVSFTEPGVYVLKLSSNQHKHVYVKVLPAGGDCYDNGPFFPTDPHHMIRVGITIQRQVLLRPDWWVIGGLLAGATVVLCLCLVVLILFREHGWPEKLPFQARYRDLQLKYNMDDYSSKGSRVMALKKTHRNLQVGMNEDPILRAMAETSDEFWDYEEQVNLEAFSSSTFYEILLKHSVSVTSQLGQLREEVKQLYQGVLEKIRGLQPDRRAMVVGCKLECLERQVEKEISRRKVLGTQISQLLESQLQILQNESQSQHAMHKAFSPLLRECLRLLMLVSDSQASLWNKPIQQCVMDRVTVLAEEMAELVSVEAERQGCWVVLKQGTGARLLCPTSGSVLTRDDIISPDGSVRACDTVHVDPCTGLIHPILNAHMLLASGHSMPVPSDFFLHPHTGRLLPMAGNVGFDPSSSALVYTADACMGEVGKWESPVIPFIPYPSSHHSELLGPSKLGSLQPGQKLVFGGPMYDYETGVLVPILAVTIHPQTGTVYPVGGVHVCPVTRLRQPIQIGCPMLDPRTGNVVLITGVTLDSQTGAVLPVGGLLLGESFIEPLSGRLVHVSGGSIRGGKVVPHAGGFQALLDSQALGARVQVVELIRASCEEWKSGSQELQNEISRVKAAASDLELAWRNSQHSMIQLLSCLEAQQEWAWWVAEDGGTLGEINLPGTDQSLPALPGLEYPDPGGSGLSVPVLGEQLDWMSGCMVPLAGTMEDADGKGLVPIRFGAQTVDPVTGVVGPVVGARLDVWKRTVVPVTVSQCLNIRDTPDSVLAEAFQKECSMRAQFWRQQRVKEEDLVADLDRALQDYLYTALQEESDHFVWTDTEKQLKEAAAELQEAVNKEAQRRNAVKSELSLLLPGHILLTLTGGDVCDEEEWKQQQHWHTELTTVLNRVSVFMARQQWEQDRATNLGGAQRDEKTRQKELWEQLKQRHAELDVALSSVHWACELSQLRADTAEAILSGSFSYRDYGMVQHRGRKNPLKAMALTQHKILPQLDRLIQLLEDGKLSRLFIGAQSHRSSDLPMKQVFDRDTSSRAWTVSVPVAKDANQFCCAAVSAQSLKDHEKASSVSELNGLKPVLSRTSPTHTEQDVSPAQSQDAQTLKETLPMHITIPKLSGEDWASLLELSPLFRLIQDVEQRLRDRAKGPGFLSGSWCPFIDFLDAQWACEGELVKVAEDTLNPREFLIYQHGQLLLQLLHTHRVAPAVKLHLASSLPTNNYHCNAFRNSFHYQEMDNSLYVRQQRLQSVGGFSLLLLHCAAHISTDQLSVDTTADFQRAFFKVLQVCLSELFHARLELDAAEGKKQSSDSAFNSLVFDRVQKHHPETVSENLNEVARLLEKHKESSVFRKVESLLRDKNLEVSPSDGELPIKHGAEGQDAAPE